From the genome of Streptomyces xanthophaeus:
TCGCGACCTGGAGACGTTGCGCGCCTTCGCGCGCGGCTGTGACGTGATCACCTTCGACCACGAGCATGTACCCATGGAGCACCTTCGGGCCCTGGAAGCGGACGGCATCCCCGTCCGCCCGGGGCCCGACGCTTTGGTGCACGCCCAGGACAAGGGGGTGATGCGCGCCAAGCTCGACGAGATCGGCGCGCCCAGCCCCCGCCACCGGATCGTGAGCGATCCGGACGACGTGGCCGCCTTCGCGGAAGAGGTGGGCGGCTTCCCCGTCATCCTCAAGACCGTGCGGGGCGGGTACGACGGCAAGGGGGTGTGGTTCGTCCGCACGCCCGAGGACGCGGCGGCCCCCTTCAAGGCGGGCGTCCCGGTCCTCGCGGAGGAGAAGGTCGATTTCGTCCGCGAGCTCGCGGCGAACATCGTCCGCTCCCCGCACGGCCAGGCGGTGGCCTACCCCGTCGTCGAGTCCCGTCAGGTGGACGGCGTCTGCGACACGGTGATCGCCCCGGCCCCGGACCTCTCGGAGGCCCTCGCCGGCGAGGCCCAGACCCTCGCCCTGCGCATCGCCAAGGAACTCGGCGTGACCGGCCACCTGGCCGTGGAACTGTTCGAGACCACCGACGGCCGGATCCTGGTCAACGAACTGGCGATGCGCCCGCACAACAGCGGCCACTGGACCCAGGACGGCGCCGTCACCTCCCAGTTCGCCAACCACGTGCGCGCGGTCCTGGACCTCCCGCTGGGCGACCCGCGCCCCCGCGCCAGGTGGACGGTCATGGCGAACGTGCTGGGTGGGGACTACCCCGACATGTACGCGGCGTACCTGCACTGCATGGCGCACGACCCCCAGCTGAAGATCCACATGTACGGCAAGGACGTGAAACACGGTCGCAAGGTCGGCCACGTCAACACCTACGGCGACGACCTGGACGATGTGCTGGAGCGCGCACGCCACGCTGCCGACTACCTCAGAGGAACGGTCACCGCATGAGCACCACCTCCGCAGCCCCCGTCATCGGCATCGTCATGGGCTCCGACTCGGACTGGCCCGTCATGGAGGCGGCCGCCCAGGCCCTGGACGAGTTCGAGATCCCCTACGAGGTCGACGTCGTGTCCGCCCACCGGATGCCGCGCGAGATGATCGCGTACGGGGAGCGGGCCGCCGACCGCGGGCTGAAGGCGATCATCGCGGGCGCGGGCGGAGCCGCCCACCTGCCCGGCATGCTCGCCTCGGTCACCCCGCTGCCGGTCATCGGTGTGCCCGTGCCGCTGAAGTACCTCGACGGCATGGACTCGCTGATGTCGATCGTCCAGATGCCGGCCGGAATCCCCGTCGCCACCGTCTCGATCGCCGGGGCGCGCAACGCGGGCCTGCTGGCCGTACGGATGCTGGCCGCCCACGACACGGAGCTGCTGGCCCGCATGAACGACTTCCTGCAGGAGCTCAACGACCAGGCCACCGAGAAGGGCAAGCGGCTGCGCACGAAGGTCGCGAGCGCGGAGTCCTTCGGGTTCGGCAAGTGAGCGCGGCGCAGCGTCTGGACGAGGCGCGCGAGCTGTTGGCCGAACACCCCGTCGTGGACGGCCACAACGACCTGCCCTGGGCGCTGCGCGAGCAGGTGCGCTACGACCTGGCGCGCCGGGACATCGCGGGCGACCAGTCCGCCCACCTGCACACCGACATCCCCCGGCTGCGCGCCGGAGGGGTCGGCGCCCAGTTCTGGTCCGTCTACGTGCGTTCCGACTACGCCGGTGACGAGGCGGTCAGCGCCACCCTGGAGCAGATCGACGTCGTCTCCCAGCTGATCGACCGTTATCCCGGAGACCTCGTACGGGCGCTGACGGCGGACGACATGGAGGCGGCCCGCGCCGACGGCCGGATCGCCTCGCTGATGGGTGCCGAGGGCGGCCACTCCATCAACAACTCGCTGGCCACCCTGCGCGCCCTGCACCAGCTGGGCGTGCGGTACATGACGCTCACGCACAACGACACGATCGACTGGGCGGACTCGGCCACCGACGAGCCCCGGCACGGCGGTCTGACCGACTTCGGCCGCGAGGTCGTCCGCGAGATGAACCGCGTCGGCATGCTGGTGGACCTCTCGCACGTCGCGGCGACGACGATGCGGGACGCGATCGAGGTGTCGGCCGCTCCGGTGGTCTTCTCGCACTCCTCGGCCCGGGCGGTCTGCGACCACCCGCGCAACATTCCCGACGACGTGCTGGCGATGCTGCCGGCCAACGGCGGGGTGGCGATGGCCACCTTCGTACCGAAGTTCATCCTTCCGGCGGCCGTCGAGTGGACCCTGGCCGCCGACGAGAACCTGCGGGCGCACGGTCTCCACCACCTGGACACCACCCCCGAGGCGATGGCCCTGCACCGGGCCTTCGAGAAGGCGCGCCCGCGCCCGGTGGCCACGGCCGCGACGGTGGCCGACCACCTGGACCACATGCGCGAGGTGGCCGGCATCGACCACATCGGCATCGGCGGGGACTACGACGGCACGGCCTTCACCCCGTCCGGCCTGGACGACGTGGCGGGCTACCCGAACCTCGTCGCCGAGCTGCTCACGCGCGGCTGGTCCAAGGCCGACCTGGCGAAGCTGACCTGGACCAACGCGGTACGCGTGCTGCGCGACGCGGAGTCGGTGGCCCGCGACCTGTCGGCCTCCCGGGGCCCGTCGAACGCGGTGCTCCGGTAGCGGACGCGGTGCCCGGCGGGCGCGGTGACAGGGTGTGACCTGCGGGTTCACCCGAACGCTGCGTCCGCCGGGCGGCCCTGGGCTCCCGCGTGTCACGGTGGCACCATCTCTCCCTGCTGCCGCCGAGACCGGAGCCAATGCCATGGCCGACCTGCAGGATGAACCCCACTCCGTGGGCATCGGAGCCGAAGACCTCCCCGCACCCGCGGTAGCGGTGGCGGCGGGCGCCCTCGACCGGGCCGTCGCGCTGCTGGCCGTCCATCCCGTGGCCGACGGGTGCAACACCCTGGTCTGGACCCTGCACCAGAGTCCGTACCACGACATCGAAACCTCGGACACGGGCGTGGACACCGACATCCCGCGGCTGCGTGCCGGGGGAGTGGGGGCCCAGTTCTGGTCCCTGCTCGTGCCGTCGGCGCGGGCGCGCGAGGACGCCTCCGGCGACCAGGTGCTCTCCGAGACCCTGGACCAGATCGACACGGCGCTGACCCTGATGCGCCGTTACCCCGACAGCCTGTGCCTGGCCCTCAGCGCCGACGATCTGGCGGACGCCCGCAACCGGGGCCGCATCGCGTCCTTCCTGGGCCCGGTGCCGGGCCGCACGCTGACCGACTCCCTGGGCGCGCTGCGCGCCTTCCACGCGCTGGGCGTACGGATCCTCGCGCCCGCGGGAGCGCCCTGGGCGCAGGAGGAGCTGACGGCCTTCGGCCACGAGGTGGTCCGCGAGGCGAACCGGCTGGCGATCCTGCTGGACCTCACGGGCTGCCCGCCGGCGGTCGCCTGCCGGCTCGCGGGGGCCTCCAAGGCCCCGGTGATCATCTCGAACACGGCGGCGGCGTCGCTGAACCCGCATCCGGGCAATGTGACCGACGAGGTCCTGGCCGCACTACGGGAGGCCAACGGCCTGGCGATGGTCACCTTCGACACCGCGCGCACCGGGGACTCCCTGCACGCGGTGGCGGACCACCTGGACCACGTACGGGCGATCGCGGGCCCGCACGGCGTCGGACTCGGCGCCACCTTCGGCACCGGACCGGGCCACCCCCGCCCGACGGGCCTGACCGACCCCTCGGGCTATCCGCGGCTGATCGCGGAGCTGCTGGAGCGCGGCTGGCCGGAGTCCGAGGTGGCCCTGCTGACCTGGGGCAACGCCCAGCGTGTCCTGCGCGACGCGGAATTCACCGCCCGCGCCGCCCACCACAGGCAGGGCGCCTAGGGGGTGTCTTGCCGATCATGCCGGGCTCGCGGGGCCTGGTGCCGCGCCTCGCCGCGTTGTCCTCGGTCGGCGACGCTCCGCGTCGCCTCCCTCGTCCGCCTTGCGATCCACGGCACCAGGCTCCGCTCCCTGATCCGGCCTGATCGACAAGACACCCCCTAGGACCACCACGATGCCCGGACGCACCGCGCCCCGTCCCGGTGATCCGGGACGGGGCGCGGCTCCTGATGTTCCTAGGGCTTCCCGCCGTGGGGGCCGGGCCTGTCTCCTCGGCCCTCGTGCCCGTGCTCGACCTTGAGGTTCTCGATCTCGGCGAAGTCGATACGGGTCCTGGCCTCGGTCGTCTTCGGATACTTGACGAAGACCGACCCCTTGCCCGCCTTCTCGTCGTACTCCTCGTACAGCACGGCCTCGGGCGAGCCGCCGCGCACGATCAGCGCGTCGCCCTTGGGGGGACCGACCTTGCTGGGGGGACCTCCGTCGACGGACAGCTGGGCGTCGGCCGTGTCCTTGACCGTGAGGTCCACCGTGTCCGCGCCGCCGCGTGAGAGGACACCGATCCGCTCGGTCTCGCCGGTGGTGATCCTGAGGCCGAGCAGCGGCGTCAGGGCCGGGGTGCGGAGCATCGGCAGGGCCTCGACCCGGAGCGTGGTGAACACGTCCACAACACCGCGGATCAGGTCCTGCCGCGTGGTGCCCACGATCGAGACCTCGTCGTCGCCGCCGTCGGGGCTGACCAGGACATCGCCCACCACGTGGGAGAAGTTCAGCACCTGGGCGGAGTTGGAGCGCACCAGCCGCCCGCTGTCGCTGCCGGTCGGGGTGAAGGTCAGCTGCTCGTCGGCCGTCCCGCCCTGAACGGTCACGCCGTGACCGTTCGCGTCCAGGTTCACCACGGGGATCCCGCGGATGCCGACGAAGCCGCCCGGGATGCCGGGGTAGCCCGTCACGGTCTCCTGGCCGACGTGGACGAGCAGATCCGTGGTCGCGCCCGTGAGGGTGAGCGAGTGCTGGGCGATGGTCACGGCGAGCGACGGCGATGCCGGGCTCACGTTGCCGGCAAGGTCCTCCAGCCCCACGGCGAAGTCGTACTTCCCGTCGTCGAGCGCGGCGCTGACGACCTCGTACGTGCCGCCCGAGGTGACGGTGTCCTTGCCGACCACGGTCGGGCCGGCGGTCCCCGCCGGATCCGCGGTCAGCCGCACCAGGGCGTTGGGCTCGGCCGACGGGTCCTGGAAGGCGGGCTTGCCGATCGTCGTGATGTTGTCGATGTCGTTGCCGCCGGTGTCGCTCGACGCGAGCAGGTCCGGGGCTGCCGGACGGGCGGGGGCCGTGGTGTCGAGCGTGACCAGCAGCCGGTGTGCGCTCTGCGCACCCGAGCCGACGACGTGGGAGACGCCGGCGGCCTGCGGGTCGTCGGACGGGTCGACGATCACCACCTCGGCGGTGATCTGGTTCTCCCCCTCCACCAGGACGGGGTCCAGCTGGATCCGGTACAGCCCCGGCTTCGTGACCGGGTTCACCGGCTGTGCGAAGCCGACGGGTTCCCCGTCGCGCGCCACGGCCACCTTGTAGCCGGGGGCGTCGTCCGCGAGCGTGGCCGTCGCGTTCTGCGGGGACAGCGCGATGCCCGCGGCCCGCAGCTCCGAGTCGTCGACCCGGAGGAAGAGCTCCGGTCCGGCGATCCGGGTGACGTCGTCGTTGTCGAAGCGGCCCGAATCGGACCCGCGCGCCAGATCGAGCCCGAAGGGCTCGGGGGCCGCGCGGTTGACGACGCGGAGGTCGTACGTGGCCTGCGCCGGATCGGTCGGCGAGGCGTCACCCGGCCGGGTCGGGTCGGCGATGCCGGCGTCGCTGACCGCGACGAAGTACGGCTCGTCCTTGACGACGGGGAGGGCGAGCCGGCTGGTCGAACTGCCGGGCCTGGTCGTGGCGACGGTTCCGGTGGCGACCTTGTTGCCGAACTTGTCGTACGCGCGGACCTGAAGCCCGGAGATCACCTCGTTGAAGGCGATCTCGGTCTGCAGGTGCCCGGTGCGGCGGGGTTCGATCCGGAAGAAGTCGACGTCGGTCGGGCTGTGCAGGGTGAGCCGCGGCTTCGTGACCCTGTTGTCCGTGCCGAGCGCGGTGGCGACGGCGGTGTCGATCGAGTCGTTCGGCTCGAAGGTGTCGGCGAAGGCCCCGAGCAGCGAGAACGTGTCGTAGTAGGTGGTCTGGGCGCCCTGGGCCGGGTTGGTGCCCGCCGGCGGCGTGGCGTTGCCGGTCCACGTCGCGTAGCCGATCCCGTCGACGGCCCACACACCGTTGTACTCGCCGATGCGCAGGGTCTGCTGGGCGGACGCGGTCACGGTGCCGCAGTTCGTGTTGTTCCCGAAACGGCACCGGGCGTTCAGGTCGGGGTCGAAGGCGGCGTCGCTGATCCTGAAGTCCTGCGACCAGGTCGCTCCGCCGTCCCGGCTCGTCGTCCCGTAGAGATCCAGCAGGAAGTTGTTGTTCCCGTTCGGCCCGGTGCCGCCGTTGCGCCTGCCGCTGCGGGTGTCGTACCAGTGGGCGACGATGTTGCCGTCCTGGTCGATGTGCGCGGTGGGCATGACGGCGAGGGTCTGCCCCGGTCCGTGATCGATCCTGGCGGGCGCGGCGAAGGTGACGCCGTTGTCCGTGGAGCGGGCGATGCGGACGTCGCCGTCGTCGCCGTTCCCGAAGTTGTTGTCCGGGTCGTCGTTGGCAACGACGTAGACGTTGCCGGGCCGGGCGGGGTCGGGCAGTACCCAGGGCTGCATCGAGCCCTGGAGCCAGAAGTCCGTGCCGGGAATGTCGCCCGCGCCGTTCTGCACGTTGCAGGAGACGCTCGCCTCTCCGGCCGTGAACGCCGTGGTGCTCGGCGGGACGGGGCCGTTGGCGAAGTCGGCTCCGCCCGAGCCGTCACGCAGGACCTGCACGGTGCCCTGGGTGGCCACACCGTCGGTCCCCTCGTTGCAGATGTTGGCGTGGTAGGCGACGTAGAGGTCACCGTTCGGGCCGACGGCCGCGTGCGAGGGCCAGCTGTTCCCGTCCGCGGCGACGGACAGGACGTTCGGCGTCGACCACATGGTGCCGCCGTTGACGGACCGGGAGAACTGGATCTGCCACGGGGCGCCGAGGTTCGACCAGACGACGTAGAGGTTGTCCCGGTAGGGGCTGGTGGGGTTGGTGTCGGCCACCAGCCACTGCTTGTCCTGGTTGTTCGGGCTGTTCCCGCTCACCTGGACGGGGGTGTACGTCTGGTTCCCCGCCGTCGTCAGGTCGTTGATCCGGGCGACCCCGACCCCGAAGCGGCCCGCGGTGGTGTTGAAGCTCGTCGAAAGGTGGGTGACGAACAGCCGCCCCTGCGAGTCGAAGGCGAGGGACGGGTCTCCGGAACAGGGGACGGTCGTCGTCCGCGTGACCGGGAAGCCGTCCTTGCCGAAGTTGTTGTCGATGCGGACCGTGCATCCCCGCATGACGGCCACCTGTGACGGTCTGCGGGGATTGGCCGCGGCGTTGTGCGGCTCGAAGCCCGTCTCGAGCGCCTGGTCGTCGCCGGCGTGAGCGGGCGGCGCGGCTCCGACGAACAGAAGACCCTGCAACACGAGGAGCATGCTGCCGACCATGGTGAGGACGCGCCGTTGAACTCGGCTGTTCAGCATGCGACCCCTCGGGTTCCGCTCATCCCTCTCCTTCCGACCCGGCCGCGGCGCCTGCACCCGGCGGCCTGTGGATCTTGCGAGAGGGACTGTGGCAGCACGCCGCCATCGGCCCGGGAGGGTCAGCGACCGCGTCACGGGAATTCACCGGAATACCCACCGGAACCACCCGTACGGAGTCCCCGCCCGGTGCGTCCGGCCCCGCCTGCGTTCGAGGCGCTCTTTTCAGCCTTGCCGGCGATCGAGGCGCGGGGTCCGGGGCAGCGCCCGGCAACGGCGCCGCACCAGCACCCCGGATCCGCACGGCCCCGGGATCCGCACCCAAACCCCGGCCCGAGGGCTACGCGCGCGGGCGGCCCATCGCCCGGTAGGTCCAGCCCGCGGTCCGCCACTTCACCGGGTCCAGCGCGTTGCGGCCGTCCAGGACGAGCCGGTCGGTCACCACACCGGCCAGCTCCGCCGGGTCGAGGTCACGGAACTCGCGCCACTCGGTGAGGTGGAGGACGACCTCCGCGCCCCGGGCCGCCGCCAGCGCGGAGTCCGCGTAGCCGAGGGTCGGGAAGACGCGGCGGGCGTTGTCCATGCCCTTGGGGTCGTAGACGGTGACCTGGCCGCCCTGGAGGTGGATCTGCCCGGCCACGTTCAGCGCGGGGGAGTCCCGTACGTCGTCGGAGTCCGGCTTGAAGGTGGCTCCGAGCACGGCGACCCGCTTGCCGAGGAACGAGCCGCCCACGGCCTCCCGGGCCAGCTCGACCATGTGCCCGCGCCGGCGCATGTTGATGGAGTCGACCTCGCGCAGGAAGGTCAGCGCCTGGTCGGCGCCCAGCTCACCGGCGCGCGCCATGAAGGCCCGGATGTCCTTGGGCAGGCAGCCGCCGCCGAAGCCGATCCCGGCGCGCAGGAACTTCGCGCCGATCCGCTCGTCGTAGCCGATCGCCTCCGCCAGCTTGACCACGTCGCCGCCGGCGGCCTCGCAGACCTCCGCCATCGCGTTGATGAAGGAGATCTTGGTGGCGAGGAAGGAGTTCGCGGCGGTCTTCACCAGCTCCGCGGTCGGGAAGTCGGTGACCACCAGCGGGGTCCCCTCCGACATCGGCGTCTCGTACACCTCGCGCAGCAGCTTCTCGGCGCGCTCGCCCTGGACGCCGATCACGATCCGGTCCGGGTGCAGGGTGTCGTCCACCGCGAAGCCCTCCCGCAGGAACTCCGGGTTCCAGGCCAGCTCCACGTCCGCGCCCGCCGGGGCCAGCTCCGCGAGCTTCACCGCGAGCCGCTCCGCCGAGCCCACCGGCACCGTGGACTTGCCGACCACCAGGACCGGCCGCGTCAGGTGCGGGGCCAGCGAGGCCATCGCGGAGTCCACGTAGGACATGTCGCAGGCGTACTCGCCGTGCTTCTGCGGAGTGTTCACGCAGACGAAGTGGACGTCGCCGAAGGCGCCGACCTCCTCGAAGGAGGTGGTGAACCGCAGCCGGCCGGTCGAGCCCGGCAGCCCGGCCACGTGCTTGGCCAGCAGTTCCTCCAGCCCCGGCTCGTACATCGGGACCCGGCCCGAGGCCAGCATCTCGATCTTCTCGGGCACCACGTCCAGCCCCAGCACCTCGAAGCCCAGCTCCGCCATCGCGGCGGCGTGGGTCGCACCGAGGTATCCGGTGCCGATCACAGTGATCCTGAGGGGGGCCATGGGTGCTCCAGAGGTGCGGGGCCGTTTGCGGCCACTGAGCATAGTCGGGCCCACCAGCGGGGACGTTCCCCAGGAGACCCCCGCTGTCACCCATCTCACGTGGCCCGTCCATATCGCCATCCGTGACCGGACCACTAGGCTTGGGTTACTTAACGGTAGTTAGCATCACGCATCACCCTGGGGAGTGAGAGATCTTGGCGGGTTCTGCCGACTTCGACCTGTACCGCCCGGCCGAGGAGCACGACATGCTCCGCGAGTCGGTCCGCTCGCTCGCCGAGGCGAAGATCCTGCCGTTCGCCGCAGCGGTCGACGAGGAATCCCGCTTCCCGCAGGAGGCCCTGGACGCCCTGGTCTCCAGCGACCTGCACGCCGTCCACGTGCCCGAGACCTACGGCGGCGCGGGCGCCGACGCCCTCGCGACCGTGATCGTGATCGAGGAGGTGGCCCGTGTCTGCGCCTCCTCCTCCCTCATCCCGGCCGTGAACAAGCTCGGCTCGCTCCCGGTGATCCTCTCCGGTTCCGAGGAGCTCAAGGCCAAGTACCTCGGCCCGCTGGCCAAGGGCGACGCGATGTTCTCGTACGCGCTCTCCGAGCCGGACGCGGGCTCCGACGCCGCCGGCATGAAGACCCGCGCCGTGCGCGACGGGGACTTCTGGGTGCTCAACGGCGTCAAGCGCTGGATCACCAACGCGGGCGTCTCCGAGTACTACACGGTCATGGCCGTCACCGACCCGGAGAAGCGCTCCAAGGGCATCAGCGCCTTCGTCGTGGAGAAGGGCGACGAGGGCGTGTCCTTCGGCGCCCCGGAGAAGAAGCTCGGCATCAAGGGCTCCCCGACGCGCGAGGTCTACCTCGACAACGTCCGGATCCCGGCCGACCGCATGATCGGCGCCGAGGGCACCGGCTTCGCCACCGCGATGAAGACCCTGGACCACACCCGCATCACCATCGCGGCCCAGGCGCTCGGCATCGCCCAGGGCGCCCTGGACTACGCCAAGGGCTACGTCCAGGAGCGCAAGCAGTTCGGCAAGCCGATCGGCGACTTCCAGGGCGTGCAGTTCATGCTCGCGGACATGGCCATGAAGATCGAGGCCGCCCGCCAGCTGACGTACTCGGCCGCCGCCCGCTCGGAGCGCGTCTCCGCCGGAGGCGCCCACGAGGACCTGACGTTCTTCGGCGCCGCGGCCAAGTGCTTCGCCTCCGACGTGGCCATGGAGGTCACCACGGACGCCGTCCAGCTCCTCGGCGGTTACGGCTACACCCGTGACTACCCGGTGGAGCGCATGATGCGCGACGCCAAGATCACGCAGATCTACGAGGGCACCAACCAGGTCCAGCGGATCGTCATGGCCCGCAACCTGCCGTAGGGCCCGGCTCCGCCGAAACACGTGGCTCCCGGCGTGCTGCCGGGGGCCACGTGCGACGCGGCCGGCGGCGCACCCTAGGCTGTGCGCCGGTCGGCCCCCGGGCGCGGGGCTCAGGGGGGAACGCAACGTGCTGTCCGCAGAACGTCAGATATCGGGGATGCTCCGGCAGATCGCCCGTCAGCAGGACGTCATCGAGATCGGCCCCCAGGGCTCCCGCCCGAAGGCGGCCGCCCTCGTGTACATGGCGGAGCAGTACGGCTACCTGTACGGCGAGGCGCACGCGACCGGGTACAAGGACTCGCACATCCTCCTGCGGATGTACCGGGACCCGAGCCCCGAGGCGCGCTCCCGCGAGGCGGCCACCCTCACGGCCCATCCGCGGGCGGGGATCGGCGGGACGGTGCCGGGGCTGGCGCCGGGGTCGCTGAAGCCCGTCCCCGAGGCGGCCGGCGCCGTGGCCGTGCTGAAGGACCTCATCGCCTTCGACCTCGCGGCCCGCTACATCACCGACCGACGCCAGAAGGTGATGTGCTACCTCGCCTGCGTGCTCGTGACCGCGGTCCTGCTCGCCACCGGCCCGCTCGTCGAGGCGGTGGCCTCCGGCGTGAGCCTCGTGCTGATCCTGGCCGTGGCGCTGAAGGCGGGTCGGATCCACCGGGAGAAGCTGGCCCGGCGCCTGACGGAAGCCGGGCTCTTCGCGGTGCGCGACGAGCAGGGCAGGCAGCGGTTCCTGCGCCCGGGGCAGCAGTTGCCCGGCCACGCGAACCCGTTCGCCGCCTGAGGTCCTGGCCTGCGGCGCAGGCGGACGCACACACCGCCCATGGGGGGCACCCGCATGGGCTAAATTTGGACCTTCGTACGCCGGAATCGGTTGGGGAGAACGCAATGACGGAAGCGATCCTGCTGGTCGGCGGACAAGGGACGCGCCTGCGCCCCGTGACGGTGAACACGCCCAAGCCGATGGTTCCCACGGCCGGTGTCCCGTTCCTCGCCCACCAGATAGCCAGGGCCGCCGCCGCCGGTGTCACGCACATCGTGATGGCCACCTGCTACCTCGCCGAGGTCTTCGAGCCCTACTTCGGCGACGGATCCGCATTCGGCCTCAGCCTCGAATACGTGGTCGAGGACGAGCCCCTCGGGACCGGCGGCGCCATCCGCAACGCCGGAGCGCGCCTGACCGGCGGCCCGGACTCCTCGGTCCTCGTCTTCAACGGCGACATCCTCACCGGCCTGGACATCGCCGGTCTGGTCGAGTCCCACGAGGCGGCCGACGCCGACGTCTCCCTGCACCTGGTCCGCGTCGACGACCCGCGCGCCTTCGGCCTGGTCCCCACCGACTCCGAGGGGCGGGTGCTGGCCTTCACCGAGAAGCCGCAGACCCCCGAGGAGATCATCACCGACCAGATCAACGCCGGCTGCTACGTCTTCCGCCGCAGCGTGATCGACTCCATCCCGGCCGGCCGCCCGGTCTCCGTCGAGCGCGAGACCTTCCCCGGCCTGCTCGCCGCCGGGGCCAAGCTGCACGGCGTCACCGAGAACACCTACTGGATGGACCTCGGCAAGCCCGAGTCGATCATCCAGGCCTCCGCCGACCTCGTACGCGGCGTGGTCTCCTCCCCGGCCGTCCCCGGACGGCGCGGCGAGTCCCTGGTCCTGCCGGGCGCCGAAGTGGCGGCCGGGGCCAAGCTGTCCGGGGGCACCGTCGTGGGCGCGGGCGCCCGGATCGAGGCCGGAGCGGTCGTCCAGGGCTCCATCGTGCTCGACGGCGCCGTCATCGGCCCGGACGCCCAGGTGAACGCCAGCCTGATCGGCGCCCGCGCCTCGGTCGGCGCGCGGACCGTCCTCGACGCCGCCGTCATCGGCGACGGCGCCGCCGTGGGGGCCGACAACGAACTGCGCGGCGGCGCCCGCGTGTGGTGCGGGGCGCAGCTGCCCGCCGCCGCCATCCGCTTCTCCCCGGACGCCTGACCGGACGTCCGGTCCCGGACCGGGGAAGGGAGTACGGCCGACGGGCCGCACTCCCTCACCGCCGTCAGTTGCCGCGGACGGTGACCTTCTCGTCGTTCTGGATCTGCTTCACCAGCTGCTGCACCTTCGCCTTGTCCCAGACGAGGTTGCCGCCGCGCTGGCCCGAGATCGGCATGTTCATCGACACGCCGTCACCGCCGTTGACGCCCTTCATCGCGAAGAACATCTGGCCCATGTCGTACAGGCCCATGTCCTTGTCCACGATGAGGGTGTCCAGGCCCGCGCCCAGCATCGGGTAGAGCGCGAACGGGTTGAGGATCGTCGACGGCGTCGCGGCCTGGCTCGCCAGCGCCGACAGGAACTTCTGCTGGTTCTTCGTCCGCTGCAGGTCGGACTCGGCGAAGGCGTACCGGGTCCGTACGAAGGCCAGGGACTGCTCGCCGTTCAGGGTCTGCTTGCCGGCCTTGAAGTCGGCGCCCGACTTCTCGTCCTTGAAGCCCTCCTCGATGTTCAGCTCCACACCGCCCAGCGCGTCCACGATGTTCGCGAAGCCGGCGAAGCCGATCTCCGCATAGTGGTCGATGCGCAGGCC
Proteins encoded in this window:
- a CDS encoding 5-(carboxyamino)imidazole ribonucleotide synthase — protein: MTFPVVGMVGGGQLARMTHEAGIPLGIRFKLLSDTPQDSAAQVVSDVVIGDYRDLETLRAFARGCDVITFDHEHVPMEHLRALEADGIPVRPGPDALVHAQDKGVMRAKLDEIGAPSPRHRIVSDPDDVAAFAEEVGGFPVILKTVRGGYDGKGVWFVRTPEDAAAPFKAGVPVLAEEKVDFVRELAANIVRSPHGQAVAYPVVESRQVDGVCDTVIAPAPDLSEALAGEAQTLALRIAKELGVTGHLAVELFETTDGRILVNELAMRPHNSGHWTQDGAVTSQFANHVRAVLDLPLGDPRPRARWTVMANVLGGDYPDMYAAYLHCMAHDPQLKIHMYGKDVKHGRKVGHVNTYGDDLDDVLERARHAADYLRGTVTA
- the purE gene encoding 5-(carboxyamino)imidazole ribonucleotide mutase, which gives rise to MSTTSAAPVIGIVMGSDSDWPVMEAAAQALDEFEIPYEVDVVSAHRMPREMIAYGERAADRGLKAIIAGAGGAAHLPGMLASVTPLPVIGVPVPLKYLDGMDSLMSIVQMPAGIPVATVSIAGARNAGLLAVRMLAAHDTELLARMNDFLQELNDQATEKGKRLRTKVASAESFGFGK
- a CDS encoding dipeptidase, yielding MSAAQRLDEARELLAEHPVVDGHNDLPWALREQVRYDLARRDIAGDQSAHLHTDIPRLRAGGVGAQFWSVYVRSDYAGDEAVSATLEQIDVVSQLIDRYPGDLVRALTADDMEAARADGRIASLMGAEGGHSINNSLATLRALHQLGVRYMTLTHNDTIDWADSATDEPRHGGLTDFGREVVREMNRVGMLVDLSHVAATTMRDAIEVSAAPVVFSHSSARAVCDHPRNIPDDVLAMLPANGGVAMATFVPKFILPAAVEWTLAADENLRAHGLHHLDTTPEAMALHRAFEKARPRPVATAATVADHLDHMREVAGIDHIGIGGDYDGTAFTPSGLDDVAGYPNLVAELLTRGWSKADLAKLTWTNAVRVLRDAESVARDLSASRGPSNAVLR
- a CDS encoding membrane dipeptidase; amino-acid sequence: MADLQDEPHSVGIGAEDLPAPAVAVAAGALDRAVALLAVHPVADGCNTLVWTLHQSPYHDIETSDTGVDTDIPRLRAGGVGAQFWSLLVPSARAREDASGDQVLSETLDQIDTALTLMRRYPDSLCLALSADDLADARNRGRIASFLGPVPGRTLTDSLGALRAFHALGVRILAPAGAPWAQEELTAFGHEVVREANRLAILLDLTGCPPAVACRLAGASKAPVIISNTAAASLNPHPGNVTDEVLAALREANGLAMVTFDTARTGDSLHAVADHLDHVRAIAGPHGVGLGATFGTGPGHPRPTGLTDPSGYPRLIAELLERGWPESEVALLTWGNAQRVLRDAEFTARAAHHRQGA
- a CDS encoding Ig-like domain-containing protein, with translation MLLVLQGLLFVGAAPPAHAGDDQALETGFEPHNAAANPRRPSQVAVMRGCTVRIDNNFGKDGFPVTRTTTVPCSGDPSLAFDSQGRLFVTHLSTSFNTTAGRFGVGVARINDLTTAGNQTYTPVQVSGNSPNNQDKQWLVADTNPTSPYRDNLYVVWSNLGAPWQIQFSRSVNGGTMWSTPNVLSVAADGNSWPSHAAVGPNGDLYVAYHANICNEGTDGVATQGTVQVLRDGSGGADFANGPVPPSTTAFTAGEASVSCNVQNGAGDIPGTDFWLQGSMQPWVLPDPARPGNVYVVANDDPDNNFGNGDDGDVRIARSTDNGVTFAAPARIDHGPGQTLAVMPTAHIDQDGNIVAHWYDTRSGRRNGGTGPNGNNNFLLDLYGTTSRDGGATWSQDFRISDAAFDPDLNARCRFGNNTNCGTVTASAQQTLRIGEYNGVWAVDGIGYATWTGNATPPAGTNPAQGAQTTYYDTFSLLGAFADTFEPNDSIDTAVATALGTDNRVTKPRLTLHSPTDVDFFRIEPRRTGHLQTEIAFNEVISGLQVRAYDKFGNKVATGTVATTRPGSSTSRLALPVVKDEPYFVAVSDAGIADPTRPGDASPTDPAQATYDLRVVNRAAPEPFGLDLARGSDSGRFDNDDVTRIAGPELFLRVDDSELRAAGIALSPQNATATLADDAPGYKVAVARDGEPVGFAQPVNPVTKPGLYRIQLDPVLVEGENQITAEVVIVDPSDDPQAAGVSHVVGSGAQSAHRLLVTLDTTAPARPAAPDLLASSDTGGNDIDNITTIGKPAFQDPSAEPNALVRLTADPAGTAGPTVVGKDTVTSGGTYEVVSAALDDGKYDFAVGLEDLAGNVSPASPSLAVTIAQHSLTLTGATTDLLVHVGQETVTGYPGIPGGFVGIRGIPVVNLDANGHGVTVQGGTADEQLTFTPTGSDSGRLVRSNSAQVLNFSHVVGDVLVSPDGGDDEVSIVGTTRQDLIRGVVDVFTTLRVEALPMLRTPALTPLLGLRITTGETERIGVLSRGGADTVDLTVKDTADAQLSVDGGPPSKVGPPKGDALIVRGGSPEAVLYEEYDEKAGKGSVFVKYPKTTEARTRIDFAEIENLKVEHGHEGRGDRPGPHGGKP